In Limibacter armeniacum, a single window of DNA contains:
- a CDS encoding tyrosine-type recombinase/integrase yields MEISVGANKKQELGSNRRITGKAWTIKDVCELYHDYLCLKLGINRNDVESSIYSETRPIISKAKSNLSLFLKYVLENLGGEIGDALNTFERYSLFLSTQLEMEEITANRCSYLKMYATRYRKYPELKGFVVWINDVKIKHLKDKNTTYQIKGHPLVLEFAQWLKLRSKLNRESKYAKAATDAVSLFIRWVQENHNGEVHINAFTVNQYLNAKSDLALTTLNKYLDWIKLFCKFFMERFEKKTPPSRRDDFYHNTISEIKEILNLRKKEYDDTQVERIAIPNEHLIKMLNLADERMKMVIRLGSEMGLRASSMFALKVKDIDLNNKRMMVQLKGRNQPQVLPIPVSLNNMLATYFTSQKIKPEDKLLRFNGQEPATLSSAFNQFLKKNGLKYVDKSGKLYGISLHNLRHTFAYNSIDRFGLLMTSRLLCHKSVEVTERHYLKDKLTDALYKVYEMDEEEIKRMKEMW; encoded by the coding sequence ATGGAAATTTCAGTAGGAGCTAACAAAAAGCAAGAATTAGGTTCAAACAGAAGGATTACGGGAAAGGCTTGGACAATAAAAGACGTTTGTGAGCTTTACCATGACTATTTATGTCTCAAACTTGGGATAAATAGAAATGATGTCGAGTCATCGATTTACTCAGAGACAAGACCTATTATTTCTAAGGCAAAATCAAACCTGTCTTTATTTCTGAAGTATGTCCTTGAAAACCTGGGAGGAGAAATTGGAGATGCATTGAATACTTTTGAGCGATATAGCTTGTTTCTTTCCACTCAATTGGAAATGGAAGAAATCACAGCAAACCGATGCTCTTACTTAAAAATGTATGCCACACGTTATCGTAAATACCCTGAACTAAAAGGCTTTGTGGTATGGATCAACGATGTAAAAATCAAACACCTTAAAGATAAAAACACTACTTACCAAATTAAGGGACATCCTTTGGTGCTGGAATTTGCACAGTGGCTCAAGTTACGTTCAAAACTAAATCGAGAGTCCAAATATGCAAAGGCAGCTACAGATGCTGTTTCTCTTTTTATTCGTTGGGTACAAGAAAATCATAATGGCGAAGTTCACATCAATGCCTTTACAGTCAACCAGTATTTGAATGCCAAATCAGACCTTGCGCTTACTACACTAAATAAATACCTCGATTGGATAAAGTTGTTCTGTAAGTTTTTCATGGAACGATTTGAGAAAAAAACACCGCCATCCAGAAGAGACGATTTTTATCACAATACTATTTCTGAGATTAAAGAAATTCTGAACCTGAGAAAAAAAGAATATGATGACACTCAGGTTGAGAGAATTGCCATTCCAAATGAGCACCTCATTAAAATGCTTAACCTGGCAGATGAAAGAATGAAAATGGTAATCAGACTTGGTTCTGAGATGGGCTTAAGGGCTAGCAGCATGTTTGCTTTGAAAGTCAAAGACATTGACCTGAACAATAAAAGAATGATGGTCCAGCTAAAAGGAAGAAACCAGCCTCAGGTACTTCCCATTCCAGTTTCACTAAATAATATGCTGGCTACATATTTTACATCTCAGAAGATAAAACCAGAAGATAAGCTTTTAAGGTTTAATGGTCAGGAACCTGCTACATTATCATCAGCTTTCAATCAGTTTTTAAAGAAAAACGGATTAAAATACGTTGACAAATCTGGAAAGCTATATGGCATTTCCCTACACAATCTTCGACATACTTTCGCTTATAACAGTATTGATCGTTTTGGTTTACTGATGACTAGCCGGCTGCTTTGTCATAAATCAGTGGAGGTCACAGAACGACATTATCTGAAGGATAAATTGACTGACGCTTTATATAAAGTATATGAAATGGATGAAGAAGAAATAAAGCGAATGAAAGAAATGTGGTAA
- a CDS encoding polysaccharide deacetylase family protein produces MIYQKTGWFVHNVLYPSLTWKRETEEKVIYLTFDDGPIPDVTEWVLEQLEQYQAKATFFCVGDNVRKHPEVFKKLIANGHRVGNHTYNHLKGWVTDNQKYFENIASCRDIISQYTSDTSHLSLFRPPYGQISTKQIKELNEQFDELVMWHVLTCDYDQSMNEEVCLKKSLNLTEAGSIVVFHDSLKAEKNLRYVLPRYLKHFTALGYTFKHL; encoded by the coding sequence ATGATCTATCAGAAGACAGGTTGGTTTGTTCACAATGTCCTCTACCCTTCCTTGACTTGGAAAAGGGAGACAGAAGAAAAGGTCATTTACCTGACTTTTGATGATGGCCCGATTCCTGATGTAACGGAATGGGTATTGGAACAGCTTGAACAGTATCAGGCCAAAGCCACATTTTTTTGCGTTGGGGATAATGTGAGAAAACACCCAGAAGTTTTTAAAAAGCTAATAGCAAATGGGCACAGGGTCGGCAACCACACCTATAATCATTTAAAAGGTTGGGTTACTGACAACCAAAAGTACTTTGAAAACATTGCATCTTGTAGAGATATCATAAGCCAGTATACTTCTGACACCTCTCACCTATCTCTGTTTAGACCTCCATATGGGCAGATTTCCACCAAACAGATCAAGGAATTGAATGAGCAGTTTGATGAGTTGGTGATGTGGCATGTACTGACATGTGACTATGACCAAAGCATGAATGAAGAAGTGTGCCTCAAAAAAAGTCTGAATTTGACGGAAGCAGGCAGTATAGTTGTCTTTCATGATAGTTTGAAAGCAGAAAAAAACCTAAGGTATGTATTACCCCGTTATCTGAAACATTTCACAGCTCTAGGGTATACTTTCAAACATTTATAG
- a CDS encoding aminotransferase class I/II-fold pyridoxal phosphate-dependent enzyme gives MDLFEKLLKDRGPLGNHSKLAHGYYAFPKLEGEIAPRMQFRGKEVLTWSLNNYLGLANHPEVRKVDAEAAADYGMAYPMGARMMSGNSTIIEQFEAQLSEFVGKQDTMVLNFGYQGIMSVIDALLDRRDVVVYDSECHACIIDALRMFPGKRYVFPHNDIENCDKQLERASKLVEKTGGAVLVITEGVFGMLGDQGKLKEIVELKKKHQFRLLIDDAHGFGTLGKTGAGAGEEQGVQDGIDIYFSTFAKSMASIGAFVSADEQVIEFLRYNTRSQIFAKTLPMPLVLGNMKRLEMLRTMPELKDKLWTIATALQNGLREAGFNLGAAGESPVTPVFLKGGQNEAVNMVMDLRENYNIFCSVVVYPVVPKDVIMLRLIPTSSHSLSDVEETIIAFKAIKDKLESGEYAKAEPVIFS, from the coding sequence GTGGATTTATTTGAAAAATTACTAAAAGATAGAGGACCTCTAGGTAATCACTCTAAACTTGCACATGGATATTATGCTTTCCCTAAACTGGAAGGTGAGATTGCCCCTAGAATGCAATTCAGAGGCAAAGAAGTACTTACTTGGAGCTTGAATAACTACCTGGGCTTGGCTAACCACCCTGAAGTAAGAAAAGTTGATGCGGAAGCTGCAGCTGATTACGGAATGGCATATCCGATGGGAGCTCGGATGATGTCAGGTAACTCAACAATCATTGAGCAGTTTGAGGCTCAGTTGAGTGAATTCGTAGGCAAGCAGGACACAATGGTTCTGAACTTCGGTTACCAAGGTATTATGTCCGTTATCGATGCGTTGCTTGACAGAAGAGACGTTGTAGTATACGACTCTGAGTGCCACGCATGTATCATTGATGCACTGAGAATGTTCCCTGGAAAGCGTTACGTTTTCCCTCATAACGATATTGAAAACTGTGACAAGCAGCTGGAAAGAGCTTCTAAGCTGGTTGAAAAAACAGGTGGTGCGGTTCTTGTTATTACTGAAGGTGTATTCGGTATGCTAGGCGACCAAGGTAAACTGAAAGAGATCGTAGAACTGAAGAAGAAACACCAGTTCCGTCTTCTTATTGACGACGCTCACGGCTTCGGTACACTGGGTAAAACAGGTGCTGGTGCAGGTGAAGAGCAAGGTGTTCAGGATGGTATTGACATCTACTTCTCTACTTTCGCTAAATCTATGGCTTCAATTGGTGCCTTTGTTTCAGCAGATGAGCAAGTAATCGAATTCCTTCGTTACAACACTCGTTCTCAAATCTTTGCCAAAACGCTGCCAATGCCATTGGTATTGGGTAACATGAAGCGTCTGGAGATGCTTCGTACAATGCCTGAGTTGAAGGACAAGCTTTGGACAATTGCTACTGCCCTGCAGAATGGCTTGAGAGAAGCTGGCTTTAACCTAGGTGCAGCAGGTGAATCACCTGTAACTCCTGTATTCCTGAAAGGTGGCCAGAACGAAGCTGTAAACATGGTAATGGACCTTCGTGAAAACTACAACATCTTCTGTTCAGTAGTAGTGTACCCTGTAGTGCCAAAAGACGTGATTATGCTACGTCTGATCCCTACATCATCTCACTCGCTATCAGATGTTGAAGAGACTATTATTGCTTTCAAGGCTATCAAGGATAAATTGGAGTCTGGAGAGTATGCAAAGGCTGAACCAGTGATATTCTCATAA
- a CDS encoding histone H1, whose amino-acid sequence MEKFKQLVELVKQTEEDAAKFYENNVQAAGTRVRKNMQEIKKLAQDIRLEVQEIKNNAK is encoded by the coding sequence ATGGAAAAATTTAAGCAACTAGTTGAACTAGTAAAACAAACCGAAGAGGATGCAGCGAAATTCTACGAAAACAACGTTCAAGCTGCAGGTACAAGAGTAAGAAAGAACATGCAAGAAATTAAAAAACTTGCTCAAGACATCAGACTTGAAGTACAGGAAATCAAAAATAACGCGAAGTAA
- the dapA gene encoding 4-hydroxy-tetrahydrodipicolinate synthase: MKALNGTGVALITPFNEENEVDFSSLKKVLDHTAPYVDYWVVNGTTGESATLTGEEKQAILDFVAEYNKGLKPIVFGIGGNNTQEVISQLEAFDLQEVDAILSVAPYYNKPTQQGMLRHYELIADHATKPIILYNVPSRTAVNMTADTICQLSFHPNIIAVKEASGDLTQSLWIKKNAAKGFLLISGEDPLTVPLISIGAVGVISVAANVVPESFCKMVNHALNNDFERATSILMESIPLIESLFEEGNPTGAKQALELMGVCSSSVRLPLFRASDQLKEKIQSLL; encoded by the coding sequence ATGAAAGCATTAAACGGTACTGGTGTAGCTTTGATTACACCTTTCAATGAGGAAAATGAAGTGGACTTTTCTTCATTGAAAAAGGTCCTTGATCACACCGCTCCTTATGTTGATTATTGGGTTGTGAATGGTACGACAGGGGAGTCAGCCACTCTTACAGGAGAGGAAAAGCAAGCGATACTTGACTTTGTAGCTGAGTATAATAAGGGCCTAAAGCCAATTGTTTTTGGAATAGGAGGGAATAATACACAGGAAGTCATCAGCCAATTAGAGGCATTTGACCTACAAGAAGTTGATGCCATACTATCCGTAGCTCCCTATTACAATAAACCTACTCAACAGGGGATGTTGCGTCATTATGAGCTAATTGCTGATCATGCAACAAAACCAATCATCTTATATAATGTCCCTTCTCGTACGGCAGTCAACATGACTGCTGATACCATCTGTCAACTTTCTTTCCACCCGAATATTATTGCTGTAAAAGAGGCTTCTGGAGACCTGACTCAAAGTCTTTGGATCAAGAAGAATGCAGCAAAAGGTTTTCTATTGATCTCTGGTGAAGACCCACTTACTGTACCTTTGATTTCAATAGGTGCAGTAGGGGTGATTTCAGTAGCGGCTAATGTGGTGCCTGAATCTTTTTGTAAGATGGTAAACCATGCACTTAACAATGATTTTGAGCGTGCAACATCTATACTGATGGAATCAATACCTTTGATTGAATCATTGTTTGAAGAGGGGAACCCTACTGGTGCCAAACAAGCTTTGGAGTTGATGGGAGTTTGTAGCTCCTCTGTGAGGTTGCCACTGTTCAGAGCTTCAGACCAGTTAAAAGAAAAAATCCAATCCTTACTTTAG
- a CDS encoding DUF6913 domain-containing protein, giving the protein MNSVKEFFFKQKINKAMANSKTVPRKTVSFSDARNIGVLFQVNHDLEVKVLKKFIQKLQDSGKNVDVLTFFNSGEVNLYNFNFKFFTDSEIKSFGEIDSEDAQRFIDKNYDYLFFASVEGGLAFDYVLAESKASCRVGISREGKEPFFELMVGANQKELDDMLENMLKVVETIRV; this is encoded by the coding sequence GTGAATTCAGTTAAAGAATTTTTTTTCAAGCAGAAAATCAATAAGGCTATGGCTAACAGTAAAACGGTACCAAGAAAGACGGTATCCTTTTCTGATGCCCGCAATATTGGAGTGCTGTTTCAGGTTAATCACGACCTGGAAGTAAAAGTGCTGAAAAAGTTTATTCAAAAACTACAGGATAGCGGTAAGAACGTAGATGTGTTGACTTTTTTCAATAGTGGAGAAGTAAACCTCTATAACTTCAACTTTAAATTCTTTACTGATAGTGAAATCAAGTCGTTTGGAGAGATAGATTCCGAAGATGCGCAAAGGTTTATAGACAAGAACTATGATTACCTTTTCTTTGCCTCTGTAGAAGGTGGTCTTGCATTTGACTATGTGCTAGCAGAAAGCAAAGCATCATGTAGAGTAGGGATTAGCAGAGAAGGAAAAGAACCATTTTTTGAGCTTATGGTAGGAGCCAATCAGAAAGAATTGGATGATATGCTCGAAAATATGCTGAAGGTGGTGGAAACAATCAGGGTTTAG